One region of Halohasta litchfieldiae genomic DNA includes:
- a CDS encoding SipW-dependent-type signal peptide-containing protein, producing MTNDNTQIGLSRRKVLGGIGAVGVASAGAGIGTTAFFSDNESFENNTITAGQFELAVTQSTHFVDQDGIGPDEQNFETMLAEAQSVDDSVEVLDGFLDITDAKPGDSYKYCWDICVNHNPGYVQITLDSEELTGNDNGVTHTDASGTLGEYMLAVVTIDDQRAGDDTDIVFTGTLAELVEEWNEGGLIHAVADVDPETEEPFVEYCHLPCESAVEGGELSPDEDGVEVCVYLYLPSHADIGSEVDVDGHTFGPLDAADSPGNLVQGASFSGDLAFAAEQCRHNDDPFTHNGTADSGTDGDGLTNQTA from the coding sequence ATGACAAACGACAACACGCAAATCGGCCTCTCGCGGCGAAAAGTACTCGGTGGAATCGGTGCAGTCGGCGTCGCAAGCGCAGGTGCAGGTATCGGGACAACGGCCTTCTTCAGCGACAACGAAAGCTTCGAGAACAACACGATCACCGCCGGCCAGTTCGAGCTGGCGGTCACCCAGTCGACACATTTCGTCGATCAAGATGGAATCGGCCCCGATGAACAGAACTTCGAGACGATGCTTGCCGAAGCACAGTCCGTGGACGACTCCGTCGAAGTCCTGGATGGCTTCCTCGACATCACCGACGCAAAGCCCGGTGACAGCTACAAATACTGCTGGGATATCTGTGTGAACCATAACCCCGGCTACGTCCAGATCACCCTCGACAGCGAGGAACTGACCGGCAACGACAACGGTGTCACCCACACCGACGCCTCGGGCACGCTCGGGGAGTACATGCTTGCGGTCGTCACCATCGACGACCAGCGCGCTGGCGACGACACGGATATCGTCTTCACCGGCACGCTTGCGGAACTCGTCGAGGAGTGGAACGAGGGGGGCCTCATTCACGCCGTCGCGGATGTCGACCCAGAAACTGAAGAGCCATTCGTCGAATACTGCCATCTCCCATGTGAGTCAGCTGTCGAGGGTGGCGAACTCTCGCCCGACGAAGATGGGGTCGAGGTCTGTGTCTACCTCTACCTGCCCTCGCATGCGGATATCGGATCGGAAGTCGACGTCGACGGCCACACCTTCGGCCCACTCGACGCAGCAGACTCCCCCGGAAATCTGGTCCAGGGCGCTTCGTTCAGCGGTGATCTCGCGTTCGCCGCCGAGCAGTGCCGCCACAACGACGACCCGTTCACACACAACGGGACCGCAGACAGCGGGACCGATGGTGATGGGCTGACCAACCAGACTGCCTGA
- a CDS encoding SipW-dependent-type signal peptide-containing protein: MTNNNIPLSRRSVLGGLGAIGVASAGAGLGTTAFFSDTESFENNTITAGGVELRMDWQQSYYTGISGQDPEDHTTWEPINAYPDLDGDNRQDPIYTRFQLAEDPTLVGLPVDADDEEIEQAYRGQFASFEETTGSGNTPFVGPVINLDDVKPGDRGEITISKHVFDNPAYLWLNASGFENTIGELNEPKRAALVDRYSAELGDSFTDADLVALAEAEAQFAKEIEATLWYDDDCDNFFDGGSPSCIQFVVDNTDSMGSQAPGSFTELKDELLIEALETYVGRLDTKDGTEPADGDTGLFSVGLTNWTTVADTVLTPTSTAADIVGTDGGSYTDSTGLQTINYQDEIIGGTDLPNAIEAGASVLGGCPEDEDRIMVLITNGINVDTSDFLASASANLRSNGGEVDQFLIIGFGTSADDAQTLGEISTLPGNHAFMLVSGSNIDAAINGPTDPNTEPVTSVAEEIGFTAGGEETIFEGSLYDLLTQPAGITDGSVEGYQVDGIAEGYPLDADRNRDGRQCYPNSDTRCIALEWHLPFEVGNEIQGDSAVFSLDFYAEQCRHNDGSHNPFVEAAD, translated from the coding sequence ATGACAAACAACAACATACCGCTCTCTCGTCGCAGTGTACTCGGTGGTCTCGGCGCAATCGGCGTCGCCTCGGCCGGTGCCGGACTCGGCACAACCGCCTTTTTCAGCGACACCGAGAGCTTCGAGAACAACACGATCACTGCTGGTGGAGTCGAACTCCGGATGGACTGGCAACAGAGCTACTACACCGGTATTTCGGGGCAAGACCCAGAAGACCACACGACCTGGGAGCCGATCAACGCCTACCCCGATCTGGACGGTGACAACCGCCAGGACCCGATCTACACACGCTTCCAACTGGCCGAGGACCCGACACTGGTCGGACTCCCAGTCGACGCTGACGACGAGGAGATCGAACAGGCCTACCGCGGTCAGTTCGCCAGCTTCGAGGAGACGACTGGAAGCGGGAACACCCCATTCGTGGGTCCGGTGATCAATCTCGACGATGTCAAACCCGGTGACAGAGGCGAGATCACGATCAGCAAACACGTCTTCGACAACCCGGCGTACCTCTGGCTGAACGCAAGCGGCTTCGAAAACACCATCGGCGAGCTGAACGAGCCGAAACGGGCGGCGCTCGTCGACCGGTACAGCGCGGAACTGGGCGACTCGTTCACTGACGCGGATCTGGTCGCGTTGGCAGAGGCCGAGGCCCAGTTCGCCAAAGAGATCGAAGCCACGCTCTGGTATGACGACGACTGTGACAACTTCTTCGACGGCGGCTCGCCGTCCTGTATCCAGTTCGTCGTCGACAACACGGATTCGATGGGGAGCCAGGCTCCGGGCTCGTTTACCGAACTAAAAGACGAACTGCTGATCGAGGCACTCGAAACCTACGTCGGTCGACTCGACACCAAAGACGGCACAGAGCCAGCCGATGGCGATACCGGCTTGTTCAGTGTCGGACTCACCAACTGGACGACCGTCGCCGATACGGTTCTCACGCCGACGAGTACCGCGGCCGACATCGTTGGTACCGATGGTGGATCCTACACCGATTCGACAGGGCTCCAGACGATCAACTACCAGGACGAAATCATCGGTGGGACGGATCTCCCGAACGCAATCGAAGCGGGGGCTTCGGTGCTCGGAGGGTGTCCAGAGGACGAAGATCGGATTATGGTTCTGATCACGAACGGGATCAACGTCGACACGAGTGACTTCCTGGCGTCAGCGAGCGCCAATCTTCGAAGCAACGGTGGCGAGGTCGACCAGTTCCTCATCATCGGGTTCGGAACCAGCGCCGACGACGCACAGACGCTGGGAGAGATCAGCACGCTTCCGGGGAACCACGCGTTCATGCTCGTCTCCGGTTCAAATATCGACGCCGCGATCAACGGCCCGACAGATCCAAACACGGAGCCGGTTACGAGCGTCGCCGAGGAGATCGGCTTTACTGCGGGGGGCGAAGAGACGATCTTCGAGGGCTCGCTGTACGATCTACTCACACAGCCCGCAGGGATCACCGATGGCTCGGTCGAGGGCTACCAAGTCGACGGGATTGCCGAGGGCTACCCGCTCGATGCCGACCGGAACCGCGATGGTCGACAGTGTTATCCCAACTCCGATACGCGCTGTATCGCCTTAGAGTGGCATCTCCCTTTCGAGGTCGGCAACGAAATCCAGGGTGATTCGGCAGTGTTCTCGCTCGATTTCTACGCCGAACAGTGCCGCCACAACGACGGCTCGCACAATCCGTTCGTGGAGGCCGCCGACTGA
- a CDS encoding vWA domain-containing protein: protein MTDDNTPIGLSRRHILGGIGAIGVASAGAGLGTTAFFSDTESFENNTITAGELDLKMDYRMTYRGGRGRLAEIQNNYPNATFVDEDMEPTDEDTGVYLLDQVPSLDRYPTADGWVRGANSIFNPETGEGEGFRREDLVDAGDLDEALIRLDDVKPGDYGEVTFSTHLYDNPGYMWISGALTANDQNGYNDPEMAALDELGLPTDDPAGEGQLADAIQAKVWYDDNCDNIHQADGSGEDSGGVDVMLSIDTSGSMGSGSGSKMEDAKAAALNFVDNLGPNDRIGLVTFDSSGSLVQGLTLDHSLVADDLQPGSAGITAGGRTMMDAGVDLAANELTANDRGVDQVIILLGDGQPNESARPGNDDVQNAIDAAADAKNAGITVFTIGLDVSSGSTAQNTLITMASTDNGTTLYYDTPTGADLDAIYAQISSVILTGEAVIAEGSLRDVLTELSAGIPLDANLDDENRVCFTNSVTRCFGFEWELPFEVGNEVQSDSVAFAVGFAAEQCRHNDGETNPFAVADD from the coding sequence ATGACAGACGACAACACACCAATCGGTCTCTCCCGTCGACACATCCTCGGTGGAATCGGCGCAATCGGTGTCGCCTCGGCCGGTGCCGGACTCGGCACGACCGCCTTTTTCAGCGACACCGAGAGCTTCGAGAACAACACGATCACCGCGGGCGAGCTCGACTTGAAGATGGATTACCGGATGACCTACCGCGGCGGGCGCGGCCGGCTCGCGGAGATACAGAACAACTACCCGAATGCGACGTTCGTCGACGAGGATATGGAGCCGACCGACGAGGACACCGGCGTCTACCTCCTCGACCAGGTTCCGAGTCTTGATCGCTACCCTACTGCGGACGGCTGGGTCCGCGGCGCAAACAGCATCTTCAACCCCGAAACAGGGGAGGGAGAGGGGTTCCGACGAGAGGATCTGGTCGACGCGGGCGATCTCGACGAGGCGCTCATCCGTCTCGACGACGTCAAACCCGGCGACTACGGGGAAGTTACGTTCAGCACGCACCTTTACGACAACCCCGGCTACATGTGGATCAGCGGCGCGCTGACCGCCAACGACCAAAACGGGTACAACGACCCGGAGATGGCCGCACTCGATGAGCTCGGGCTTCCGACTGACGACCCTGCTGGGGAGGGCCAACTCGCCGACGCGATTCAGGCGAAGGTGTGGTACGACGACAACTGTGACAACATTCATCAGGCAGACGGGAGCGGCGAAGACAGTGGCGGCGTCGACGTGATGCTCTCGATTGACACCTCCGGCTCGATGGGAAGCGGTTCGGGAAGCAAGATGGAGGACGCCAAGGCGGCCGCGTTGAACTTCGTCGACAATCTCGGACCAAATGACCGAATCGGACTGGTCACGTTCGATAGCTCCGGTTCGCTCGTCCAGGGACTCACGCTCGATCACTCGTTGGTCGCCGACGATCTCCAGCCCGGCTCGGCAGGCATCACCGCTGGCGGTCGGACGATGATGGACGCCGGTGTCGACCTCGCGGCGAACGAGCTCACCGCAAACGACCGCGGTGTCGACCAAGTCATCATTCTGCTCGGCGATGGCCAGCCCAACGAGTCTGCACGCCCTGGGAATGATGACGTCCAGAATGCAATCGATGCAGCAGCGGACGCGAAAAATGCGGGCATCACCGTGTTTACGATCGGGCTCGATGTCAGCAGTGGCAGTACTGCCCAGAACACGCTCATCACAATGGCGAGTACGGACAACGGTACCACACTCTACTACGATACGCCGACCGGCGCGGACCTCGATGCGATCTACGCACAAATCTCCTCGGTCATTCTCACCGGCGAAGCAGTCATCGCCGAAGGGTCACTGCGTGATGTACTGACCGAACTGTCCGCAGGCATTCCCCTGGACGCGAACCTCGACGACGAAAACCGCGTCTGCTTTACCAACTCCGTGACTCGCTGTTTCGGCTTCGAGTGGGAACTCCCCTTCGAGGTGGGCAACGAGGTCCAGTCGGATTCGGTGGCGTTCGCAGTTGGCTTTGCCGCCGAACAGTGCCGCCACAACGACGGCGAGACGAACCCGTTCGCGGTGGCTGACGACTGA
- a CDS encoding signal peptidase I: MNLKKVANIVAGLLLIAIVVPFVIYSVPAVVGADYSFVVLTASMTPAIAPGDVVIVDDRDTATIAAGDVITFTRGTNEVPVTHRVTAVTASDGELAFETKGDANSDPDASVVVASNVLGTVIFSIPFIGYVIQFTNTPYGFLALVVVPIGLLIVSELWTLYDGRSSATTSASTPAAAGELATAAVAEPATAAADESDSAVAPGETATAAEKSTEDMSGFVITSRTLEGAFGPLLVLAIYSGYVAYIGATQTGLTAVAIAMVVGSGISLLAVSMLLVWPRLRPEVSLPESVTVESESDPELSDADLELSDTAPEQPTADGGVDQVADTPPAAADGRGDE, encoded by the coding sequence ATGAATCTCAAAAAAGTAGCCAACATCGTCGCCGGACTGCTGTTGATCGCCATCGTCGTCCCGTTTGTCATCTACTCGGTGCCAGCGGTCGTCGGCGCTGACTACAGTTTCGTCGTTCTGACCGCCAGCATGACGCCCGCAATCGCTCCCGGAGACGTGGTCATCGTCGACGACCGTGACACAGCAACGATTGCAGCGGGTGACGTGATCACGTTCACCCGTGGAACCAACGAGGTTCCGGTAACACATCGGGTGACTGCAGTCACTGCGAGCGACGGCGAACTCGCCTTCGAGACGAAGGGAGACGCCAACAGCGATCCTGACGCCTCGGTCGTGGTGGCCAGCAACGTCCTCGGGACAGTGATATTCTCAATTCCCTTCATTGGGTACGTGATCCAGTTCACCAATACCCCCTACGGGTTTCTGGCACTCGTCGTTGTTCCGATTGGGTTGCTCATCGTCTCGGAGCTATGGACGCTCTACGACGGTCGGTCGTCCGCAACTACGTCTGCGTCGACCCCAGCGGCTGCTGGCGAACTTGCTACAGCGGCCGTTGCGGAACCGGCTACAGCGGCGGCTGACGAATCGGACTCAGCGGTGGCTCCTGGAGAGACTGCCACGGCAGCCGAGAAGTCGACCGAGGATATGTCTGGATTCGTCATCACGTCTAGGACGCTCGAAGGCGCATTCGGTCCACTCCTCGTGCTGGCGATCTACAGCGGGTACGTCGCCTACATTGGAGCAACACAGACGGGACTGACAGCGGTCGCTATCGCTATGGTTGTCGGTAGTGGGATTTCACTGCTTGCAGTTTCGATGCTCCTTGTTTGGCCTCGACTGCGACCGGAGGTCTCACTGCCGGAGTCCGTAACCGTTGAGTCGGAGAGCGACCCAGAGCTGTCGGATGCCGACCTAGAGCTGTCAGATACCGCTCCCGAACAGCCCACCGCTGACGGTGGCGTCGACCAAGTGGCCGACACACCACCCGCAGCAGCCGACGGGAGGGGAGACGAATGA